In a single window of the Rattus norvegicus strain BN/NHsdMcwi chromosome 6, GRCr8, whole genome shotgun sequence genome:
- the Degs2 gene encoding sphingolipid delta(4)-desaturase/C4-monooxygenase DES2 isoform X1, whose product MRPDPNIKWTVLGMVLVQVLACWLVRGLSWRWLLFWAYAFGGCINHSLTLAIHDISHNTAFGTRCASRNRWFAVFANLPIGLPYATSFKKYHVDHHRYLGGDGLDVDIPTDFEGWFFCTPARKLLWLVLQPFFYSLRPLYVNPKAVTRMEILNALVQLAFNVTIFALWGIKAIVYLLASSLLGLGLHPISGHFVAEHYMFLKGHETYSYYGPLNWITFNVGYHVEHHDFPSIPGCYLPLVRMIAPEYYDHLPQHHSWVKVLWDFVFEDSLGPYSRVKRKCKLAKDQL is encoded by the exons ATGCGGCCAGACCCCAACATCAAGTGGACCGTGCTGGGAATGGTACTGGTGCAGGTGCTGGCCTGCTGGCTGGTACGGGGGCTCTCTTGGCGATGGTTGCTGTTTTGGGCCTATGCCTTTGGCGGCTGCATCAACCACTCACTGACACTGGCCATCCATGACATCTCGCACAACACTGCCTTTGGCACACGCTGTGCCTCCCGCAACCGCTGGTTTGCCGTCTTTGCTAATCTGCCCATTGGCCTACCTTACGCCACGTCCTTCAAAAAGTACCACGTGGACCACCATCGTTACCTGGGCGGAGACGGGCTGGATGTGGATATCCCCACAGACTTCGAGGGCTGGTTCTTCTGCACACCGGCCCGCAAGCTGCTTTGGCTGGTGCTTCAACCCTTCTTCTACTCACTCAGGCCACTCTATGTGAACCCCAAGGCGGTGACGCGTATGGAGATCCTCAATGCCCTGGTGCAGTTGGCATTTAATGTCACCATCTTTGCCCTCTGGGGGATCAAAGCCATAGTCTACCTTCTAGCCAGCTCtctcctgggcctgggcctgcaCCCTATCTCTGGCCACTTCGTGGCAGAGCATTATATGTTCCTGAAGGGCCACGAGACGTACTCCTACTATGGGCCTCTCAACTGGATTACCTTCAATGTTGGCTACCACGTGGAACACCACGACTTCCCCAGCATCCCCGGTTGCTACCTGCCACTG GTACGGATGATTGCACCCGAATACTACGACCATCTGCCGCAGCACCACTCCTGGGTGAAAGTGCTCTGGGACTTCGTGTTTGAGGACTCTCTGGGACCCTACTCCAGGGTTAAGCGCAAGTGCAAGCTGGCGAAGGACCAGCTGTGA
- the Degs2 gene encoding sphingolipid delta(4)-desaturase/C4-monooxygenase DES2 has translation MGNSAARSDFEWVYSDQPHTQRRKEMLAKYPSIKALMRPDPNIKWTVLGMVLVQVLACWLVRGLSWRWLLFWAYAFGGCINHSLTLAIHDISHNTAFGTRCASRNRWFAVFANLPIGLPYATSFKKYHVDHHRYLGGDGLDVDIPTDFEGWFFCTPARKLLWLVLQPFFYSLRPLYVNPKAVTRMEILNALVQLAFNVTIFALWGIKAIVYLLASSLLGLGLHPISGHFVAEHYMFLKGHETYSYYGPLNWITFNVGYHVEHHDFPSIPGCYLPLVRMIAPEYYDHLPQHHSWVKVLWDFVFEDSLGPYSRVKRKCKLAKDQL, from the exons CCAAGTACCCATCCATCAAGGCCCTGATGCGGCCAGACCCCAACATCAAGTGGACCGTGCTGGGAATGGTACTGGTGCAGGTGCTGGCCTGCTGGCTGGTACGGGGGCTCTCTTGGCGATGGTTGCTGTTTTGGGCCTATGCCTTTGGCGGCTGCATCAACCACTCACTGACACTGGCCATCCATGACATCTCGCACAACACTGCCTTTGGCACACGCTGTGCCTCCCGCAACCGCTGGTTTGCCGTCTTTGCTAATCTGCCCATTGGCCTACCTTACGCCACGTCCTTCAAAAAGTACCACGTGGACCACCATCGTTACCTGGGCGGAGACGGGCTGGATGTGGATATCCCCACAGACTTCGAGGGCTGGTTCTTCTGCACACCGGCCCGCAAGCTGCTTTGGCTGGTGCTTCAACCCTTCTTCTACTCACTCAGGCCACTCTATGTGAACCCCAAGGCGGTGACGCGTATGGAGATCCTCAATGCCCTGGTGCAGTTGGCATTTAATGTCACCATCTTTGCCCTCTGGGGGATCAAAGCCATAGTCTACCTTCTAGCCAGCTCtctcctgggcctgggcctgcaCCCTATCTCTGGCCACTTCGTGGCAGAGCATTATATGTTCCTGAAGGGCCACGAGACGTACTCCTACTATGGGCCTCTCAACTGGATTACCTTCAATGTTGGCTACCACGTGGAACACCACGACTTCCCCAGCATCCCCGGTTGCTACCTGCCACTG GTACGGATGATTGCACCCGAATACTACGACCATCTGCCGCAGCACCACTCCTGGGTGAAAGTGCTCTGGGACTTCGTGTTTGAGGACTCTCTGGGACCCTACTCCAGGGTTAAGCGCAAGTGCAAGCTGGCGAAGGACCAGCTGTGA